A genome region from Gardnerella vaginalis includes the following:
- a CDS encoding MIP/aquaporin family protein yields MNYTSNAECSVSKQSSAPRTPLIFRIGAEFIASAFAMFTIYMFSSIVTAMYGVNVLMIAVGTGIAYAAAIGIASKFSGGHVNPAITIASMLTGRTPYISGILYIIAQVLGAIAAAGVTVFVLPQTKMVPAHTWFAPVVNGFENASISANQLKSVNASFGVITALVVEIIAVLVIVATAMTYMNDNGSTKCGYSTHMGIAYAAGAFITYQITGAGLNPARSTGIAILAQSQKLSVSPLSQLWVFWIAPVFAAALVGFVMLICKLATSSSNNQNPVAADYSNQTSPVLQNTVPVVPEPPVNTESSVTPSTTLDSTGNDNVPFNPFNRDDK; encoded by the coding sequence ATGAACTACACTTCAAATGCAGAATGCTCTGTTTCTAAACAATCATCTGCACCTAGAACTCCGCTCATTTTTAGAATAGGAGCAGAATTCATTGCAAGCGCTTTTGCAATGTTCACTATCTACATGTTCTCATCTATTGTTACTGCAATGTATGGCGTAAATGTTCTTATGATTGCAGTAGGAACTGGTATTGCTTATGCTGCTGCTATTGGTATTGCATCTAAGTTTTCTGGCGGACATGTGAATCCTGCTATAACTATCGCATCTATGCTTACTGGCAGAACTCCTTATATTTCTGGAATTTTATACATTATTGCTCAGGTTCTTGGAGCTATTGCTGCAGCTGGAGTAACTGTTTTTGTTCTGCCACAAACAAAGATGGTTCCAGCTCACACTTGGTTTGCTCCTGTTGTTAATGGTTTTGAAAATGCTTCCATTTCTGCAAACCAACTTAAGAGTGTTAATGCATCTTTTGGCGTTATTACTGCTCTTGTTGTTGAAATTATTGCAGTTCTTGTTATTGTTGCAACAGCCATGACGTACATGAATGACAATGGCAGCACAAAATGCGGATACTCTACTCACATGGGCATTGCTTATGCCGCTGGAGCTTTCATTACTTATCAAATTACTGGAGCTGGTTTAAACCCTGCCCGTTCTACTGGCATTGCTATTCTTGCTCAATCGCAAAAGTTATCTGTCTCACCATTGAGTCAACTTTGGGTATTTTGGATTGCACCTGTTTTTGCCGCTGCACTCGTAGGATTTGTCATGCTTATTTGCAAGCTTGCAACATCTTCTTCAAATAATCAGAATCCTGTTGCTGCTGATTACTCAAATCAAACTTCTCCTGTTCTACAGAATACTGTTCCTGTAGTTCCAGAACCTCCTGTTAACACAGAGTCTTCAGTAACCCCTTCTACGACTTTGGATTCTACTGGAAACGATAATGTTCCATTTAATCCTTTTAACAGAGATGATAAATAG
- a CDS encoding DEAD/DEAH box helicase, with the protein MAGLGELAFDLHHASEDEIFQAFVDWVKDNKHVDLWPHQEESVMDLLAGDHVILNTPTGSGKSLVALGMHFAALATGRRSYYTAPIKALVSEKFFDLVAIFGRDNVGMITGDSHINADAPIICCTAEILANQALREGANAEVDCVAMDEFHYYGDPERGWAWQVPLLTLPNTQFLLMSATLGDVTDIAERLEKSTKRSVDIIANAPRPIPLEYEYTDKPLATTVELLFNKGLTPIYVVHFSQDAALETAQALASTGVSSKEQRDKIAQAIKGTKFTTGFGKILQRLLRTGVGVHHAGMLPRYRRLVEQLAQQGLLPVICGTDTLGVGINVPIHSVVLTALTKFDGNRSRKLRAREFHQIAGRAGRMGFDTEGLVVAEAPEFEIENARAVAKAGNDPKKLKKVKRKKAPEGFVVWGEPTFTNLIESAPETLNPHMVVTHSMILNEVTQGGDARARVEKLIEDSAQKPQDKEKLLERCNDIFQTLLDTQVIECRELSDGSCDYDLDVAMPEGFALDQPLSPFLLAALELLDPESPSYALDVISMVEATLDDPKPVLRAQERKARDAAMAGMKDDGIDYEERMERLAEVSYPKPLEDLLEPAFAQYRKDVPWANDYWIKPKSVLRDMVETASDFTGYISRYGIARSEGTLLRYLSDAYRSLARTVPEDMLNEELRDIISWLRLVVRSIDSSLVDEWESAGGSDAEASAVTMAAPGTSESVVEDRRGLIVLIRNAMFRRVQLMDLEDADTLGELDKAWGYGVHEWNDVLDDYYDEHEYVGIDAKARSGDLFILDDSLEKSEHSWKVRQIIDDSDGDHNWAITGIVDLDSTQDTGEVVFFDYSVSHV; encoded by the coding sequence ATGGCTGGTTTGGGCGAGTTAGCTTTTGATTTGCATCATGCTAGCGAAGATGAGATTTTTCAAGCATTTGTTGATTGGGTTAAAGATAACAAGCATGTGGATTTGTGGCCGCATCAAGAAGAATCTGTTATGGATTTGCTTGCAGGGGATCACGTAATCTTAAATACTCCAACCGGTTCTGGAAAATCTCTAGTAGCGCTCGGCATGCATTTTGCAGCGCTAGCCACTGGCAGACGCTCCTACTATACTGCGCCAATTAAAGCTCTTGTTTCTGAAAAATTCTTCGATTTAGTTGCGATTTTTGGGCGCGACAACGTTGGCATGATTACAGGCGACTCGCATATTAACGCGGACGCTCCAATAATCTGCTGCACTGCAGAAATCTTAGCAAATCAAGCCTTACGTGAAGGCGCAAACGCTGAAGTCGATTGCGTTGCAATGGACGAATTCCACTACTATGGTGATCCAGAGCGCGGATGGGCTTGGCAAGTGCCTCTACTTACACTTCCAAACACGCAATTCTTACTTATGAGCGCAACTCTTGGAGACGTAACGGATATTGCGGAACGCTTAGAAAAATCAACAAAACGTAGTGTTGATATTATTGCTAATGCGCCAAGACCAATCCCACTCGAATACGAGTACACAGATAAGCCGCTCGCAACAACTGTAGAACTCTTATTTAACAAGGGTTTAACGCCAATATACGTAGTTCATTTTTCGCAAGACGCAGCTCTTGAAACAGCGCAAGCGCTCGCAAGTACGGGAGTTTCAAGCAAAGAACAGCGAGACAAAATAGCGCAAGCAATTAAAGGTACTAAATTTACTACAGGATTCGGCAAAATCTTGCAAAGGCTACTGCGCACCGGTGTCGGCGTACACCATGCTGGTATGCTTCCGCGCTACCGTAGGCTTGTCGAACAGCTCGCACAGCAAGGATTGCTGCCCGTTATTTGTGGCACAGACACTCTCGGAGTTGGCATTAACGTGCCAATTCACTCGGTTGTGCTTACAGCTCTTACAAAATTTGATGGGAATCGTAGTAGAAAGCTTCGTGCTCGCGAGTTTCATCAAATTGCAGGACGTGCAGGCAGAATGGGATTCGATACTGAGGGCTTAGTAGTTGCAGAGGCTCCAGAGTTCGAGATTGAGAATGCGCGCGCTGTTGCAAAAGCTGGAAATGATCCTAAGAAGCTTAAAAAAGTTAAGCGTAAGAAAGCTCCAGAAGGCTTTGTAGTTTGGGGCGAGCCAACGTTTACTAATCTTATTGAAAGCGCTCCAGAAACTTTGAATCCTCACATGGTTGTAACGCACTCAATGATTTTGAACGAAGTTACGCAAGGTGGGGATGCTAGAGCACGCGTTGAAAAACTTATTGAAGATAGTGCGCAAAAGCCGCAAGATAAAGAGAAATTGCTCGAGCGTTGCAACGATATTTTCCAAACTTTGCTCGATACTCAAGTTATTGAATGCAGAGAGCTTTCGGATGGTTCTTGTGATTATGATCTTGATGTTGCTATGCCAGAGGGCTTTGCGCTGGATCAGCCGCTTTCTCCGTTCTTGCTCGCAGCTTTGGAACTTCTAGACCCAGAATCTCCAAGCTATGCGCTTGATGTAATTTCTATGGTTGAAGCAACTTTAGATGATCCTAAGCCTGTGCTTCGCGCACAAGAGCGTAAGGCTCGCGATGCTGCAATGGCTGGTATGAAGGATGATGGCATTGATTACGAGGAGCGCATGGAACGCTTAGCGGAAGTTAGCTACCCTAAGCCTCTTGAAGATTTGCTTGAGCCTGCTTTTGCGCAATATCGCAAAGATGTTCCGTGGGCAAACGACTACTGGATTAAGCCTAAATCTGTACTTCGAGACATGGTTGAAACCGCATCCGATTTTACTGGATACATTTCTCGTTATGGCATTGCTAGAAGTGAGGGAACGCTTCTTCGTTACCTTTCGGACGCTTATCGTTCGCTTGCTCGTACTGTGCCAGAAGACATGCTTAACGAAGAATTACGTGATATTATTTCGTGGCTTCGTCTTGTTGTGCGATCTATTGATTCAAGTCTTGTTGACGAGTGGGAAAGTGCTGGAGGGTCGGACGCTGAAGCTAGCGCTGTAACTATGGCTGCGCCTGGAACTTCTGAGTCTGTAGTTGAGGATCGTCGTGGACTTATTGTGTTGATTCGAAACGCAATGTTCCGTCGCGTGCAGCTTATGGATTTGGAAGATGCGGATACTTTAGGAGAGCTTGACAAAGCTTGGGGTTACGGTGTTCACGAGTGGAATGATGTGCTTGACGACTATTACGATGAGCACGAGTATGTTGGTATCGATGCCAAGGCTAGAAGTGGCGACTTGTTTATTTTGGATGATTCTCTTGAGAAGAGTGAACATTCGTGGAAAGTTCGGCAAATTATTGACGATTCGGACGGAGACCATAATTGGGCTATTACTGGAATTGTTGATTTGGATTCCACACAAGATACAGGCGAAGTTGTGTTCTTTGACTACAGCGTGTCGCACGTGTGA
- a CDS encoding replication-associated recombination protein A — translation MEKDLFSASSAPSDVTRPLAVRMRPSAIEDVLGQTHALKDGSPLRRLANPQSKGSLTSPSSVVLFGPPGVGKTTLAYIVARQSGRVFEELSAVTSGVKDVRAVLDRAHERLVSKGQETVLFIDEVHRFSKSQQDALLPSVENRDVTFIGATTENPSFSIIKPLLSRSVVVKLESLSVEDLHTLIERAISSENGLNDQLKIDDDAIDSIIRLSGGDARKTLTILEAAAGAVTGDVALQHGKNKPVITADIVSNVMDTTTVRYDKDGDDHYDVISAFIKSMRGSDVDASLHYLARMLRAGEDPRFIARRIMIAAAEEVGMAAPQILQVTVAAAQAVALIGMPEARIILSEAVIAVATAPKSNASYNAINKALQDVDAGNIGQVPLHLRNAPTALMKSWGNHDGYKYAHDYPGAVVSQQYMPDELVGREYYYPNNRGYEHEISQRLSQIRNILHNSEDKN, via the coding sequence ATGGAGAAAGATTTATTTTCCGCAAGTAGTGCACCTAGCGATGTGACGCGTCCGTTGGCAGTGCGTATGCGCCCAAGCGCTATCGAAGACGTGCTTGGGCAGACTCATGCGCTAAAAGATGGTTCGCCTTTGCGCAGGCTTGCGAATCCGCAATCTAAAGGTTCTCTTACATCTCCAAGTTCTGTTGTGTTGTTTGGACCTCCAGGAGTTGGTAAAACTACGCTTGCTTATATTGTGGCTAGACAGTCTGGTCGCGTGTTTGAAGAGCTTTCTGCTGTAACTTCTGGAGTTAAAGATGTTCGAGCTGTGTTAGATCGAGCACATGAGCGTTTAGTTAGTAAAGGTCAAGAAACAGTTCTGTTTATTGACGAAGTTCACCGTTTTTCTAAATCACAGCAAGATGCTTTGCTTCCAAGCGTTGAAAATCGCGATGTAACTTTTATTGGAGCTACTACCGAAAACCCAAGTTTTTCAATCATTAAGCCACTACTTAGTAGATCAGTAGTTGTTAAACTTGAGTCTCTCAGTGTAGAAGATTTGCACACGCTTATAGAACGCGCAATTTCAAGCGAAAATGGTCTTAATGATCAGCTTAAAATCGACGATGATGCTATTGATTCAATTATTCGTTTAAGTGGGGGAGATGCTCGCAAAACTCTCACTATTTTAGAGGCGGCTGCAGGAGCAGTAACAGGAGATGTTGCGTTGCAGCATGGTAAAAATAAGCCTGTAATTACTGCTGATATTGTTTCTAATGTAATGGATACTACTACAGTTCGCTACGACAAAGATGGCGACGACCATTACGATGTGATTTCTGCTTTTATTAAGTCAATGCGTGGAAGTGATGTTGACGCTTCTTTGCATTATTTAGCGCGAATGCTTAGAGCTGGTGAAGACCCGCGTTTTATTGCAAGGCGAATTATGATTGCTGCTGCCGAAGAAGTTGGTATGGCGGCTCCACAAATTTTGCAAGTAACTGTTGCTGCAGCTCAAGCGGTTGCTCTAATTGGCATGCCAGAAGCGCGGATTATTCTTTCGGAAGCTGTGATTGCTGTAGCAACTGCTCCAAAATCAAACGCAAGCTATAATGCGATTAATAAGGCTTTGCAAGATGTTGATGCTGGAAATATTGGTCAAGTGCCTCTTCATCTGCGTAACGCGCCAACTGCTTTGATGAAAAGTTGGGGCAATCATGATGGGTACAAGTACGCTCACGATTATCCGGGTGCTGTTGTATCTCAGCAATATATGCCAGATGAGCTAGTTGGTCGCGAATATTATTACCCAAATAATCGCGGCTACGAGCACGAGATTTCGCAACGTTTATCTCAAATTCGCAATATTCTCCACAATTCTGAAGATAAAAATTGA
- the purH gene encoding bifunctional phosphoribosylaminoimidazolecarboxamide formyltransferase/IMP cyclohydrolase gives MTTGKRSIKRVLVSVFCKEGLETLADAFKRCGTQVVSTGSTAAKLQELGVKVTEVSDITGFPESLDGRVKTLDPHIHAGILADMSNPDHVKQLKELNIEPFDAVVVNLYPFVNTVMSGGSEAQIIEKIDIGGPSMVRAAAKNHKSVAVITDPADYNILAQRVLSGEGFSLEEREYLAHKAFEHTASYDAAICQWTSEVWSIPESMKTKSEEDANSVDKTSEDLILPTDYTRTWKLNRELRYGENPHQQAGLYLDPLHKGGLAQAELLGGKPMSYNNYVDADAAWRAVWDFAPQIAVAVCKHNNPCGLAIGATAAIAHKKAHACDPVSAYGGVIACNSTVTLEMAESVRPIFTEVIIAPDYEPEALELLRTKKKNLRILKVANPPVLGLQVHPIDGGALVQSADKIDDFGDNPQNWTLVSGEAADTDTLRDLEFAWRSLRCVKSNAILLAHDNATVGIGMGQVNRVDSCHLAVERANTLADGVERARGAVAASDAFFPFADGPQILIDAGVQAIVQPGGSIRDEEVFEAARAAGVTMYTTGTRHFFH, from the coding sequence ATAACCACAGGTAAAAGGTCAATCAAGCGAGTACTTGTATCAGTATTTTGCAAAGAAGGGCTAGAAACTCTGGCAGACGCTTTTAAAAGGTGCGGAACTCAGGTTGTTTCAACAGGTTCAACAGCTGCAAAACTCCAAGAATTAGGTGTAAAGGTTACGGAAGTATCTGATATAACAGGTTTCCCAGAAAGCTTAGATGGTAGGGTTAAGACGCTCGATCCACATATTCACGCTGGGATTCTAGCAGATATGAGCAATCCTGATCATGTAAAGCAGCTTAAAGAGTTAAATATTGAGCCATTTGATGCTGTCGTAGTGAATTTGTATCCGTTTGTAAACACTGTTATGAGCGGTGGAAGCGAAGCTCAGATTATTGAGAAAATCGATATTGGTGGACCATCTATGGTTCGCGCTGCCGCGAAAAATCATAAATCTGTGGCTGTTATTACAGACCCTGCAGATTATAATATTCTTGCCCAAAGAGTGTTATCTGGAGAAGGTTTTAGCCTAGAAGAACGCGAATACTTGGCGCATAAAGCATTTGAACATACGGCTTCTTACGATGCTGCAATATGCCAGTGGACAAGTGAAGTTTGGTCAATTCCAGAAAGTATGAAGACCAAGTCGGAGGAAGACGCAAATTCAGTTGATAAAACAAGTGAGGATTTGATTCTTCCAACTGATTATACGCGTACGTGGAAGTTAAATCGCGAGCTTAGATATGGTGAAAATCCACATCAGCAGGCGGGGCTTTATCTTGACCCATTGCATAAGGGAGGTTTAGCTCAAGCTGAACTTCTTGGTGGAAAGCCGATGAGCTACAACAATTATGTTGATGCGGATGCGGCTTGGCGTGCAGTATGGGATTTTGCCCCACAAATCGCTGTTGCAGTATGCAAGCATAATAATCCTTGCGGCTTAGCAATAGGTGCAACTGCAGCTATTGCTCATAAGAAAGCTCACGCTTGCGATCCTGTAAGTGCTTACGGCGGTGTGATTGCTTGCAATTCAACTGTTACACTAGAAATGGCTGAAAGTGTTCGACCAATTTTCACAGAGGTAATTATTGCTCCAGATTATGAGCCTGAGGCTTTGGAGTTATTGCGCACTAAGAAAAAGAATTTGCGAATCTTAAAGGTTGCAAATCCTCCAGTTTTGGGCTTGCAGGTGCATCCTATTGATGGTGGCGCATTGGTACAAAGCGCAGATAAGATTGACGATTTTGGCGATAATCCTCAAAATTGGACTCTTGTATCTGGAGAAGCTGCAGATACTGATACTTTGAGAGACTTAGAGTTTGCATGGCGCTCGCTTCGTTGCGTAAAGTCTAACGCAATTCTACTTGCACACGATAATGCTACTGTTGGCATTGGCATGGGGCAGGTTAATCGCGTGGATTCTTGCCACTTGGCTGTTGAGCGTGCTAATACTCTTGCTGATGGTGTTGAGCGTGCTCGTGGAGCTGTTGCGGCTTCGGATGCATTTTTCCCGTTTGCTGACGGTCCGCAAATCCTTATTGACGCAGGTGTGCAAGCAATTGTGCAGCCAGGAGGGTCAATCAGAGATGAGGAAGTGTTTGAAGCTGCGCGTGCGGCTGGAGTAACAATGTACACCACTGGTACAAGGCACTTCTTCCACTAA
- a CDS encoding pseudouridine synthase, producing MPNAYSRANQAQQESKNAVRLQKLLAEAGFGSRRKCEEIILDGRVEVDDELVTTLGTRVDPSKQKIRVDGSRVKFNHKLVTLALNKPKRVLSAMDDPKGRFTLRDIVGDKYERIFHMGRLDYDSEGLILMTNDGELSQHVMHPKYEVEKTYIATVEGKINGMVCRRLVSQGVNLEDGWIKLDRCAIIDQNHDATIVKVVLHSGKNRIVRRIFGAVGYPVKRLVRTQIGPIKLGDLKAGSYRVLSQTEVRSLSKEVGL from the coding sequence ATGCCAAACGCATATTCCCGCGCCAATCAGGCGCAACAAGAATCCAAAAACGCTGTTCGACTGCAAAAGCTACTTGCTGAAGCGGGATTTGGTTCACGCCGAAAGTGTGAAGAAATAATCTTAGATGGGCGTGTTGAAGTAGATGATGAGCTTGTAACAACACTCGGAACTCGAGTAGATCCAAGTAAACAAAAAATACGCGTAGACGGATCGAGAGTGAAATTTAATCACAAGCTTGTAACGCTCGCGCTTAATAAGCCTAAAAGAGTTTTGAGTGCAATGGATGATCCAAAAGGTCGCTTCACTTTAAGAGACATTGTTGGAGACAAGTACGAGCGGATTTTCCACATGGGACGCTTGGACTACGATTCTGAAGGTCTTATTTTAATGACCAACGATGGTGAGTTAAGCCAGCATGTTATGCACCCAAAGTACGAAGTTGAGAAAACGTATATTGCAACTGTTGAAGGCAAGATCAACGGAATGGTTTGCCGAAGGCTAGTTTCGCAAGGCGTAAATCTGGAAGACGGCTGGATTAAGCTTGATCGTTGCGCAATAATCGACCAGAATCACGATGCAACTATTGTGAAAGTTGTGTTGCATTCTGGCAAGAATCGTATTGTGCGCAGGATTTTTGGAGCCGTAGGATACCCTGTAAAGCGTCTTGTGCGTACTCAAATTGGGCCTATTAAGTTAGGGGACTTAAAAGCTGGATCGTATCGAGTGCTTTCTCAAACAGAAGTGCGCTCGCTTTCTAAGGAGGTTGGCCTGTGA
- a CDS encoding DUF3017 domain-containing protein — MYYTSMTINDRYEKQDDVAKIQKNILNVNESELAKKSNHIYVSEVKEGKPYAQWIVAAIVCVSAVLAFMGKTMAATVIIAATAIVLGIIRLIFTQKSPWKVRSVAFDSFISISLGIGLLITYFSIFFLM, encoded by the coding sequence ATGTATTATACAAGTATGACAATTAATGATCGGTATGAAAAACAAGACGATGTAGCAAAAATTCAAAAGAACATTTTAAATGTAAATGAATCTGAATTAGCAAAAAAATCAAACCATATATACGTTTCGGAAGTCAAAGAAGGAAAACCGTATGCGCAATGGATTGTGGCAGCAATAGTATGCGTAAGCGCAGTATTGGCGTTTATGGGTAAAACAATGGCTGCCACGGTAATAATTGCCGCAACAGCCATTGTTCTTGGAATCATACGCTTAATATTTACTCAAAAAAGTCCATGGAAGGTTAGATCTGTAGCCTTCGATTCTTTCATAAGCATTTCGCTAGGAATTGGACTATTGATAACGTATTTTTCAATTTTTTTCTTAATGTAG
- the der gene encoding bifunctional cytidylate kinase/GTPase Der, translating into MICVAIDGPAGVGKSSTSRALAQYYGFAYLDTGAMYRAAAWWCLKQGIDLSKQLELDEEGNPTNSADAERFNQIVEAVGALFTEDHAEFSVDPKNPVVVIDSEDISEELRSSEVSSHVSTVSSIPAVRHMLIAAQRAYIASESSEDSFSGGEGIVAEGRDITTVVAPNAQVRVLLTAREEVRQARRNKQDIAQENLQNNGSKNNESEEDDIRARDAKDAKVTNFLKAADGVTTLDNSDLTFEQTLDALVEIVDDAIEQDEYDRYAANLEGYDLDDEDRALLSGDFASDDESKDTKAVGVIAVIGRPNVGKSTLVNRILGHRVAVVEDTPGVTRDRVSYDAEWAGTNFKLVDTGGWEADVEGIDSSIAQQAQVAVRLSDAVIFLVDGQVGLTATDERIVSMLRAAGKPITLAVNKVDDARSEYLTAEFWKLGMGEPYGISAMHGRGVGDLLDAALSSLKKANKTSGFLTPEGLRRVALVGRPNVGKSSLLNHLAHEERSVVNDLAGTTRDPVDEVVRVDGEDWLFIDTAGIKRRQHKLTGAEYYSSLRTQAAIERSELALILFDSSQPIAEQDLKVMSQAVDAGRAIVLVFNKWDLMDEFSRQRMERLWKTEFERVTWAERVNLSAKTGWHTNRLARAMRTALDSWDKRIPTGKLNAFLGRIQSAHPHPLRGGKQARILFATQASTRPPRFVIFTTGFLEHGYRRFIERSLREEFGFEGTPIQISVKVRDKKKRK; encoded by the coding sequence GTGATTTGCGTAGCAATTGATGGACCAGCAGGAGTAGGTAAATCTTCTACTTCTCGTGCTTTAGCGCAATACTATGGTTTTGCGTATTTAGATACGGGGGCAATGTATCGAGCTGCTGCTTGGTGGTGCTTGAAGCAAGGTATTGATTTAAGTAAGCAGCTTGAGTTGGATGAAGAAGGAAATCCAACGAATTCTGCAGATGCAGAACGCTTTAATCAAATTGTTGAAGCTGTTGGAGCATTGTTTACGGAAGATCATGCTGAATTTAGTGTTGATCCAAAAAATCCTGTAGTCGTAATTGATAGTGAAGATATTAGCGAAGAATTGCGTTCCAGCGAAGTTTCTTCGCACGTGTCTACGGTTTCTTCGATTCCTGCAGTTCGACACATGCTTATTGCTGCTCAGCGCGCGTATATTGCTTCAGAGTCTAGTGAAGATTCTTTCTCAGGCGGAGAGGGAATAGTTGCAGAAGGCCGCGATATTACTACTGTTGTGGCTCCAAATGCTCAAGTTCGAGTGCTTCTTACTGCTCGTGAGGAAGTGCGTCAAGCTCGCAGAAATAAGCAGGATATTGCGCAAGAAAATTTGCAAAATAATGGATCTAAGAATAATGAATCTGAAGAAGACGATATTCGTGCTCGCGACGCTAAAGATGCTAAAGTTACAAATTTTCTTAAAGCTGCAGACGGTGTTACAACTCTAGATAATTCTGATTTGACTTTTGAGCAGACTCTTGACGCGCTTGTAGAGATTGTTGACGATGCAATTGAGCAAGATGAGTACGACCGTTATGCTGCAAATCTTGAAGGCTACGATCTTGATGATGAAGATCGTGCGCTTCTTAGCGGTGATTTTGCAAGCGATGATGAATCGAAAGATACAAAAGCTGTTGGAGTAATCGCCGTTATAGGTCGACCAAACGTTGGAAAATCAACTCTTGTAAATCGTATTTTGGGCCATCGTGTCGCTGTTGTAGAAGATACTCCAGGTGTTACGAGAGATCGCGTAAGTTACGACGCTGAGTGGGCTGGAACCAACTTTAAGCTGGTTGACACTGGCGGCTGGGAAGCAGATGTTGAAGGCATTGATTCTTCTATTGCTCAGCAAGCGCAAGTGGCAGTGCGTTTAAGCGATGCTGTGATTTTCCTAGTAGATGGTCAAGTTGGTTTAACAGCTACCGACGAGCGCATTGTTTCAATGCTTCGCGCTGCAGGTAAGCCTATTACTCTGGCAGTTAACAAGGTTGACGACGCTAGAAGCGAGTATTTGACTGCAGAGTTTTGGAAGCTTGGAATGGGTGAGCCTTACGGAATTTCTGCAATGCACGGAAGAGGCGTTGGAGATTTGCTTGACGCGGCTCTTAGCTCTTTAAAGAAAGCGAATAAAACTTCAGGATTCTTGACTCCAGAAGGACTTCGCAGAGTTGCTTTAGTAGGTCGTCCAAACGTTGGTAAGTCTTCGCTTTTGAACCATTTAGCTCATGAAGAACGTTCTGTTGTAAACGATTTGGCTGGAACTACTCGAGATCCTGTTGATGAGGTTGTGCGAGTTGATGGAGAAGACTGGCTGTTTATTGACACTGCTGGTATTAAGCGCAGGCAGCATAAGCTTACGGGTGCTGAATACTATTCTTCACTTCGTACGCAAGCTGCGATTGAGCGTTCTGAACTTGCTTTGATTCTTTTCGATTCTTCCCAGCCGATTGCAGAGCAGGATTTGAAAGTTATGAGCCAGGCTGTAGACGCGGGTCGAGCAATCGTACTTGTGTTTAACAAGTGGGACTTGATGGACGAATTTTCCAGACAGCGCATGGAACGCTTGTGGAAAACTGAGTTTGAGCGCGTAACTTGGGCTGAGCGTGTAAATCTTTCCGCAAAAACAGGCTGGCATACGAATCGTCTTGCGCGCGCTATGCGAACAGCTTTAGACAGCTGGGATAAGCGCATTCCTACAGGCAAGCTCAACGCTTTCTTGGGGCGTATTCAGTCTGCTCATCCGCATCCTTTGCGAGGTGGAAAGCAAGCGCGAATCTTATTTGCAACGCAAGCTTCTACGCGTCCACCGCGTTTCGTGATATTCACAACAGGCTTCTTAGAGCACGGCTACCGTCGCTTTATTGAGCGATCGCTTCGAGAAGAGTTTGGATTCGAGGGAACTCCTATTCAAATCTCAGTAAAAGTACGAGATAAGAAGAAGCGCAAGTAA